A part of Desulfovibrio sp. X2 genomic DNA contains:
- a CDS encoding amidohydrolase family protein: MSEPCDILLTADLLLAQDDARNVVEDAAVAVVGRRIAAVGPAERLDEAFSPARRLDLGRALLMPGLVNAHTHASMTMFRGLADDLPLMQWLQEAVFPVERRLTREAVRTGALIACAEMIRTGTTCFLDGYILTDEVLAAADEAGLRAVVGEGLFAFPTPAAASAEEAMERVRARQAALAGRRRLRQCVLPHSIYATTPEILRKAFDLARELGVPLALHLAESAGETAQVLAAHGARPVEFLRREGLLGPRPEGMDGGKADGPDLLLAHCVDLTPEEIALLAASGARVAHCPESNAKLASGFAHVAALRAAGVCVALGTDGAASNNDLNMFGEMNSAALQAKGRARDSQALSAQDVLDMATRGSAEAVGWPELGRLEAGGPADLVALDLSRPNLMPLHDPVAQVVYAATGHEVRLTMCAGRVLYEDGRFTTLDMDDLSRRARELAAWVRGNGAGAR; the protein is encoded by the coding sequence ATGTCCGAACCCTGCGACATCCTGCTGACCGCGGACCTGCTCCTGGCCCAGGACGACGCCCGAAACGTGGTCGAGGACGCTGCCGTGGCCGTGGTCGGCCGCCGCATCGCGGCCGTGGGCCCGGCCGAGCGGCTGGACGAGGCCTTCTCTCCCGCCCGCCGCCTGGATCTCGGCCGCGCCCTGCTCATGCCGGGGCTCGTGAACGCCCACACCCACGCCTCCATGACCATGTTCCGCGGCCTGGCCGACGACCTGCCGCTCATGCAGTGGCTGCAGGAGGCCGTATTCCCCGTGGAGCGGCGGCTGACGCGCGAGGCCGTGCGCACCGGAGCGCTCATCGCCTGCGCCGAGATGATCCGCACCGGCACGACCTGCTTCCTGGACGGCTACATCCTGACCGACGAGGTGCTCGCGGCCGCGGACGAGGCCGGGCTTCGGGCCGTTGTCGGCGAGGGGCTGTTCGCCTTCCCCACGCCCGCCGCGGCCTCGGCCGAGGAGGCCATGGAGCGCGTGCGCGCGCGCCAGGCCGCGCTCGCCGGGCGTCGCCGCCTGCGCCAGTGCGTGCTGCCGCACTCCATCTACGCCACCACGCCCGAGATCCTGCGCAAGGCCTTCGACCTGGCCCGCGAGCTCGGCGTCCCCCTGGCCCTGCACCTGGCCGAGAGCGCGGGCGAGACCGCGCAGGTGCTCGCGGCCCACGGCGCGCGGCCCGTGGAGTTCCTGCGCCGCGAGGGGCTGCTCGGTCCGCGCCCCGAGGGGATGGATGGCGGAAAGGCCGACGGCCCGGACCTGCTCCTGGCCCACTGCGTGGACCTCACGCCGGAGGAGATCGCGCTCCTCGCCGCGTCGGGCGCGCGCGTGGCCCACTGCCCGGAGAGCAACGCCAAGCTCGCCTCGGGCTTCGCGCACGTCGCCGCCCTGCGCGCCGCGGGCGTGTGCGTGGCGCTCGGCACGGACGGCGCGGCCAGCAACAACGACCTGAACATGTTCGGCGAGATGAACAGCGCCGCGCTGCAGGCCAAGGGCCGCGCGCGGGACTCCCAGGCCCTGTCCGCGCAGGACGTGCTGGACATGGCCACGCGCGGCTCGGCCGAGGCCGTGGGCTGGCCCGAGCTCGGCCGCCTCGAGGCGGGCGGCCCGGCCGACCTCGTCGCCCTCGACCTTTCGCGGCCGAACCTCATGCCGCTGCACGATCCCGTGGCCCAGGTGGTCTATGCGGCCACGGGCCACGAGGTGCGCCTGACCATGTGCGCGGGCCGCGTGCTCTACGAGGACGGCCGCTTCACGACCCTGGACATGGACGATCTTTCGCGCCGGGCGCGCGAGCTGGCCGCCTGGGTGCGGGGAAACGGCGCCGGGGCGAGGTGA